CAGCGTGTGCATACCACCGGCAAGCCCGGCCACGGCCGATCCGGGCTTGGCATCTGCGGACCCACCAACGCGCAGGGCTGCCACGGCAGCCGCGAGGGAGCCATGTTGGCGAATCCCGGCCCGCAGCCCCGGTGCCACCATGTCAATATCCAATACTTCGGCGTCGGCCGAGTGCACCCCCGCCACAACTGGCGCCACCAGCCGTTCCAGCACGCGGCGGCCCATGCGCGCCCGCACCAGGTCCGCCACGCTGGACGCCGCCTCGGAGGTGCCCACGCTGGTCGGCATGGTGGCGTCCAGGGACGCCCGCAAAATACCGGCCTTGCCCAAGGCGGCCCGGACCTCGGGGGCGTGAAGGTCCGACGGGATGCCCAGGATCCCGGTGCGGGGCAACGGGACGGGACCCTCCGGCAGCCACACCCAGGCACCTGAGGGGTCAGGGCTGACAATGTGGGCTGAAAGGCCCAGCTCCGCCACCAAATCGGCCACGGCTGTGCTGCGGGTGGCAAAGGATTCCGCCCCACTGTCCAGCACCACCCCGGCCACCTCGTGAACGCCCACGCAGCCGCCCCAGGTGGGTGCGGCGTCGTACAGGCTCACCTGGTAGCCGGCATCCTGCAGGTCCTTCGCGGCGAGCAGCCCGGAGATGCCACCCCCCACCACTAAGGCCCGATTCAGCGCAGGCGTGTGCGTTCGAGGGTGCTTGTTCATCTCCATGGGTTCTCCTTGCGCTGGGCGGGCTTGGGTAGGTTACGGTTCGATCGAGTGGATCAGTTCAACCAGACGGGTCAGCACGGCCGGATCGGTCTCCGGGGGGACGCCGTGGCCCAGGTTCAGCACGTGTCCGGGCGCCGCCGAGCCTGCCGCGATGACGTCGCGGACGTGCGCCTCGAGCACCTCCCACGGAGCGCTGAGCAGTGCGGGGTCGATGTTGCCCTGCAGCGGCACCTTGCCACCGAGGCGGCGGTTGGCCTCATCCAGCGGCAGTCGGTAGTCCACTCCCATGACGTCCACGCCCACGCCGTACATGGCGCCCAGCAGCTCCGCGGTGCCCGTGCCGAAGTGAATCAGGGGTACGCCAAGATCGCGTACATGGTCCAGCGCCCGGGACGACGCCGGGGCCACATGGCGGGTGTAATCGGCGAGTCCTAGCGAGCCCGCCCAGGAGTCGAAGAGCTGGCCGGCGCTGGCACCCGCCTCGATTTGGGCGCGCAGGAATTTTCCGGAGGCGTCGGCTGCCCAGTTCAGCAGGGCGCCCCACGTTTCCGGTTCGGCGTGCATCATGGTGCGCGGGCCCAGATGATCGCGGGTGGGGCGGCCCTCCACCATGTAGGCGGCGACCGTGAACGGGGCCCCGGCGAAGCCGACGAGCGGGGTACTGCCTAGCTCGGCCACGGTCAGCGCCACGGCCTCCCTGATCGGATCCAGTGCCGCGTCGGTGAGCTCGGGCAGCATAGCCACGTCCTCGGCTGTGCGGATCGGCTTGTCCAGGACAGGCCCCACGCCGGGGACGATGTCCACGCCCACGCCGGCCAGCTTGAGCGGGATCACGATGTCGGAGAAGAAGATGGCGGCGTCCACGCCGTGGCGGCGCACCGGCTGGAGTGTGATTTCCGCGGCCATGGCGGGCTTGAGGCACGATTCCAGCATGGTGGTACCCACCCGCAACTCACGGTATTCGGGCAGGGAGCGGCCGGCCTGGCGCATGAACCAGACAGGGCGACGGCTGGGCTTTCCACCACGGTAAGCGGTGATCAGCGGTGAGTTGGCGGTGCGTCCATCCATCAACGGATGAGTTGGGATCAGTGTCATGGCACCACCCTACAGAGCAAACCTTGCAAGTTTTTGTGCACAAGCTGTCGCCAATACAAGGTCACGCATCCGAGGCTGAGTAACGAGGCTCACATCGATTTACTGACGAATTCAGTCATCTTGTCCATAAACACCCATGTTAAGGGTCTACGATATTGGCATTGTGGTTCTTTTCTCTCTTGTTGCCTCGCACTCCACCATTGACTTGGAAACCGTTGCCCGCCTAAGCGCCGGGGCCGCGGCGGTCAGTTCTGAGGTGGTGGCCGCCGACAACGCCGTTGCCGGGCTGGTCACCCTGGCCACCTGCAACCGTTTCGAGTTGTATGCCCAAGCCCGCAGCGCCGACGACGTTCAGGCTGCCCGCAGCGCTCTCGTTGCCGCCGTCAGCACCCACTCCGGGCTGGCCGAACACCAGGTCTCCAACGCCCTGGCCACCCAGCAGGGAACAGCGGTCCCCCGGCACCTTTTTGCCGTCAGCACCGGGCTGGATTCGGCAGTGGTGGGGGAACGCGAAATTGCCGGGCAGGTGCGCAGGGCTCTGGGGTCCGCCCAAGACCAGGGCACCAGCACGCCGGCCCTGGTGCGGCTTTTTCAGGCGGCTTCCAAGACGGCCAAGGAGGTGGGCGCTCAGACGGCTTTGGGCCGGCGCGGCATGTCCATAGTGTCGGTGGCCCTGGACCTCGCCGCCGAACTCCAAGACGCCGCATCACCTTTGGCTGGCGCGTCCCCCCACGCCATCTCACCCTTGGCCGGAAAGACGGCCATCCTTTTTGGCACCGGCGCCTATGCCGGGGCGGCCATGGCCCAACTGGCCCAACGTGGTTGTTCGGATATCAGGGTCTATTCCGGGTCCGGACGGGCGGAAACGTTTGTTGGCTCACGCGGTGGAACGGCCCTCACTGACGCCACCTTGCCCGGCGCCCTGGCCGACGCCCACCTTCTTCTGGGGTGCAGCGGCTCGGACCGGCAGGTCGCGGCCGGTGATTTGGCACAAGTGCGCCACAACCTTTCCCCGCAGTTGACGGTGATTGACCTGGCCCTGACCCACGACTTCACCGCGGACGTCGCCGACCTCCCGAATGTGGATCTGCTGACCCTAGAAACCGTACGGCAGGCAGCGCCCGCGGAACAGGAATCCACCCTGGCCGACGCTGCCGCCCTCGTTGCCAATGCTGCAGAGAACTTTGAACAAGCCCAGAACGCCCGATCCCTGGATCACGCCATCGTAGCCCTGCGCCGGCACACCATGAGCGTGCTGGATGATGAAATCGCCAAGGTCCGCGCCCAGCATGGCTGCACGGCAGCCACCGCCGAGGTGGAATTTGCCATGCGCCGCATGGTCAAGCAGTTACTTCACGTGCCCACGGTGCGTGCCAAGGAGCTCGCCGCGGCAGGCGACGCAAGCAGCTACATGGCAGCACTGGATGCCCTCTATGGGATCAAGGTGGAACCGGCGGCCGTCATCAGAGACGCCGCCACGGTCAGGGACGGCATTACAGTCCTGGATGGCACACCTCCGGATGCCGCCTCCGCCTGAGCAATCGCAGGGGGCTAGCCGAAGGCGTTGACCTTCGTCAGCGCCGCTGACAGCTCCCACAGCCGTGCGGCGCTTTCCGGATCGATGGCGTGGGCGTCCACCCCTTCAATACGGGCCATGGGTGATTGAGGATCGGTGGGCAGGGCAATGTCGCAGTCCTCGCAGTACACCCCGCCCATGCCGTCCAGCCGTGGCGAGGTGGCCGCCCACACCGACGTCGCGGCCCCTTGATCGGGCGTCTTGAAGCCTTCCCGCACGTTACCGGCGTCGTCCATCCACCCCGCGGCCACCATCTCTTCCCGCGGCAGGTGCCGTTGCAGATCCGTCATGATGCCGCCGTGATGCACGGCGAAGGCCCGCACCCCGTGGTCGGCACCGCGTTTGTCCAACTCGATGGCGAACAGGCTGTTCGCCGTCTTCGCCTGGCCGTAGGCGTGCCATTTGTCGTACCCCTTGGTGAATTGCGGGTCGTCAAAGTGGATGCCGGAGATCTTGTGTCCCGTCGAGGATAGCGAGACCACGCGGGCGCCACCGTCTGAGAGCACCGGCCACAGCGCATTGGTCAAGGTGAAATGTCCCAGGTGATTGGTGGCGAATTGCGCCTCCCAGCCAGGGCCCACGCGCGTCTCCGGGCAGGCCATGATGGCGGCGTTGTTGATCAGGATGTCCAGCCCCCGCCCGGCGTCAAGGTATCCCTTCGCGAATGCCTTCACACTGGCCTGGTCGCCCAGGTCCATGGCCCGGACGTCCACCGATTCCAGCCCAGCAACCGCCAGCACCTGGCGGGCGTGGCCTGGCCTGCGGGCCGGAACCGTGACGTCCACCCCTGCTGCCGCAAGCGCCCTGACCGTTTCCAGGCCCAGGCCGGAGTACCCGCCTGTCACGATGGCCGTGCAGCCGCCTAAATCGACCCCGGCCAAGACGTCCGTGGCTGTGCTGCCGTGTCCAAAGCCGGTGCCCAGGGGGTGTTGCGGCGTCTGTTTCCAGGCCTGACGCGTCATGATATGTACCTTTTCCGCTCGATGCTGATGCTCCTGCTGGGAAACTTACTCCTGTCCAGCGCGTTTGTCGTGTGGGCTCTGAAAGTGGCAGGCACTATTGGATCGCCCAGACCTGCGACGATGCACAGCCCTCGAACGCTGGAACTCTCAGTTTCGTGGCACTTTCCCTTCAATGCACATCACTGTTGATGGAAATCACGGAGCTGGTTGCACCAAGACTCAATGTACCCATGACCACTATCCTGACCGACAGGTGGTTGGGCAGATTTTGACGGTGGCGCATCTCGGCCTTCGGGTGCGAGAAGAACGGTTCGGCGACCGTGTTAGTGCCATTGCGGTGTCAAAGTTCTTGGCGTGAGGATTTTTGAGTCGTCTGTTAGCGGTCCCCTGCGGAACAGTTTCTGCACCTCCAAGGGCAACAAGCGTTCGTTCAGTTAGCGGCCAGGGCGATGAACGCGCACTCTGGCCAGATGGGACCCGACGTGTGTAGGTTGTTGATCAGTGTCCCATTCACGCCGGACTCAAGCAGTTGGCGACTGTGAAAGAACTTCGGATCATGCCCCTATGGGCGACCATATTATCGCTTTGCGTGGCCGCAGCGGCAGCTACTTTTCTCGTCATCGGGCTATTCCACACGCTAACTGGTGCCGGGGCGACGCAAGTGTTCTTTGACGCTGTGATTGCCGGCGCGCTGGCGCTCGGCGCCTGGTCAGTCGCAGTCAGAGGAAACCCCGCGCTTTCGCGGCATCGGGACGCTCCGCCCAACCGTCTCAGTCCCCTTGGCTGGTGGTGACTTCGGCATGGCTCGGCTGCGTGGATGGGAACCAACTCAGGAGGGCTCACCGTCGGCCCAAGACCCCTTCTTCCGGCAATGACTTAAGAGTCACGCTGACCTCCGGCAAGCAAACCACGGTCCGACCCTCGATGGTGTCCATTCACCGCCCGTGTCACGAAATTGGGACGAGTGTCAAACAATTTGGATCCTACATGTCGCTAGCCAGCCAGGCGTCGATCCCACCCTCAAGATGGACGACGTCGGCGTACCCTGCCGTGCGCAGGCTCGCCAACGCCTGCGCCGAGCGGGCACCGGACTTGCAATGCAGGATCAGGGGCACGCCGTGCGGAACATGCGCCAACGCCGTACCGTCCTTGATACCAGCCACGGGGATCAGGACGGAACCGGGGATGCGGGAGACCTCGAATTCCACCTGCTCCCGCACATCTATCAACAGGAATTCCGCGGCACCATGTTCCCGGTTCGCCAAGCGTGCGGCAAGCTCGGGCACGGTGATCAGATCGCCGTCGGTCTTCTCCACCGGAAGGATTCCGCAAAAGTAGTCGTAGTCGATGAGTTCGGTGATGGGTGCCGCGTCGGGGTCCTTGGCGATCCGGATTTCCCGCCAACGCGAGGACAGGGCGTCGAAGATCAGCAGCCGACCCAACAGCGTTTGGCCGATGCCGGTGATGAGCTTGACGGCCTCGGTGACCATCATGGCCCCAATGGAGGCGCACAGCATGCCGAACACGCCGCCCTCGGCGCAGGATGGGACGGTCCCGGGGGCCGGGGGTTCAGGATACAAGTCGCGGTAGTTGGGGCCGAACTTGTCCCAAAACACACTGACCTGCCCGTCAAAGCGCAAGATCGAACCCCACACATAGGGCTTGCCCAGTAGCGCGGCGGCGTCGTTGACGAGGTACCGCGTGGCGAAATTGTCCGCACCATCTAAAATGACGTCGTAGCCGGCGAACAGTTCCAGCGCGTTGGAGGAATCAAGGCGGATCTGGTGGAGCACCACGTTCACGCCGGGGTTGATGGCGGCAATGGACTCTCTGGCTGATTCCAGCTTGGTCCGGCCTATGTCCGACACCCCGTGGATGATCTGGCGTTGAAGGTTGCTCAGTTCAACGGTGTCATCGTCAACGATCCCCAGGGTGCCGACACCGGCCGCGGCCAGGTACAGCAGTGCGGGCGAGCCGAGCCCGCCGGCACCAATGACCAACACGCGGGCATTGCACAGGCGCCGCTGACCGTCCAGGCCGATCTCGGGGATGAGGGCGTGGCGGGAGTAGCGCTGAAGTTCCTCCGGCGCCAGCGGCGGTCCCGGCTCCACCAAGGCAGGCAAGGTGTGGGAAGGATTGGTGGACAGTGGCGCGAGCAAGGAAACCATACCTCTTAATCTAGTCCTGCCTGCGGGCTTTGGCTTATTACCACTGGGTAGAATGGCAGGGATCCTGACCGTAGGCTCAATGACGGCGGACAAAGTGAAAGGCACGCACATGATATTGGAAACCCATCCCGGGGAGCAACCAGCGCGCCGTACCCCGCTAACCCGGTTGCCACGCGACGAACGCCGCGCACAGCTTCTGGCTTCGGCACTGCAAGTGTTTGCGAACAACGGTTACCACGGGGCCGCCATGGATGAGATCGCCGAGACCGCAAAGGTCAGCAAACCGGTTTTGTACCAGCACTTCCCCAGCAAACGGGACCTGTATTTGGCGTTACTGGACAACCATCTTGCCTCGTTGACCGCGCTTCTGCTCTCGGCATTGAACTCCACCACCGATAACAAGCTGCGCGTCCAGGCCACCATCAGGGCATACTTTCAGTTCATGGCAAATGACGACCAGGCCCACCGCCTCGTTTTTGAATCCGATCTTGTCAACGACCCCGAGGTGGCAGCCCGGCTGGAGAAGTTCAACTCCCAATACGGCGATGCCATCGGTGCGGTGATCGCCGAGGACACCAAGCTGGCCGCCCTGGAATCGGCCCTGTTGGGCCGCGCGTTGGCAGGCATGGCACAGGTCAGTGCCCGCTATTGGCTTGAGGCGAACGGCGACCTTGACATCGACGTTGCCAGCGAGCTTGTGTACCGTTTAGCTTGGCGCGGAATTAGCCGGTTCCCGAAGGAATCCTAGGCCCGCTGGGCATACAGTTACTTGTACTTATATTTTGTTGCACGTTTGCACCGAGGAGACATCTGTGGAAATCAAGATTGGCATTCAGAACGTTGCCCGCGAAATCATCCTGGAATCGGAGCAAGAGGCCGACGAGGTGGCGGCGGCCGTTTCGGAGGCTTTGGCCAAGGGCACGGAGCTGCGCCTCAAAGACGAGAAGGGGCGCATCATCATTGTTCCCGGCAATTCCCTCGGGTACGTTGAACTCGGTGGCGAAAAGGCCCGCAGCGTAGGCTTCGGCGCGCTTTAAGCACCCGTGAGCGCATCTTTTTAGAAACCAAGGAATAGGGAACTCATGGTTGCAGTGGTCATTATTGCGTTGACGGCTGGTGCCTTCGGCGCCATCGCCTGGGCCGTTGATAAATATCGCACGACCTTCGGGGCACTGCTTCCTGCAGGTGCCGCCGTGGCCGCTGCATTGCTGGTGTGGATCATCACCATGACCATCGGCCTGGACAACTCATCTGCGACGGCGTGGATCCCGTGGATTCTCTCCATGGCTGTTGGCGGGGTTGCAGCCTGGGCAACGGCAGGCTTTGTGGGGCGCACCCGCCATGCCCACCAAGTCAAGCGGAGCAACGAGATTCTGGCACTTCACTAACCTCGCGGTTTTCCTATGCGCAGGACCCACCTCGGGTCCTGCGCATAGTCGTTTGTGCGCCAAATCCGCAGCGGATTTGGCGCACAAACTAGGACCGGCCCTCCTCCGTGCA
This region of Arthrobacter alpinus genomic DNA includes:
- the moeB gene encoding molybdopterin-synthase adenylyltransferase MoeB, which translates into the protein MVSLLAPLSTNPSHTLPALVEPGPPLAPEELQRYSRHALIPEIGLDGQRRLCNARVLVIGAGGLGSPALLYLAAAGVGTLGIVDDDTVELSNLQRQIIHGVSDIGRTKLESARESIAAINPGVNVVLHQIRLDSSNALELFAGYDVILDGADNFATRYLVNDAAALLGKPYVWGSILRFDGQVSVFWDKFGPNYRDLYPEPPAPGTVPSCAEGGVFGMLCASIGAMMVTEAVKLITGIGQTLLGRLLIFDALSSRWREIRIAKDPDAAPITELIDYDYFCGILPVEKTDGDLITVPELAARLANREHGAAEFLLIDVREQVEFEVSRIPGSVLIPVAGIKDGTALAHVPHGVPLILHCKSGARSAQALASLRTAGYADVVHLEGGIDAWLASDM
- a CDS encoding SDR family NAD(P)-dependent oxidoreductase, with amino-acid sequence MTRQAWKQTPQHPLGTGFGHGSTATDVLAGVDLGGCTAIVTGGYSGLGLETVRALAAAGVDVTVPARRPGHARQVLAVAGLESVDVRAMDLGDQASVKAFAKGYLDAGRGLDILINNAAIMACPETRVGPGWEAQFATNHLGHFTLTNALWPVLSDGGARVVSLSSTGHKISGIHFDDPQFTKGYDKWHAYGQAKTANSLFAIELDKRGADHGVRAFAVHHGGIMTDLQRHLPREEMVAAGWMDDAGNVREGFKTPDQGAATSVWAATSPRLDGMGGVYCEDCDIALPTDPQSPMARIEGVDAHAIDPESAARLWELSAALTKVNAFG
- the hemE gene encoding uroporphyrinogen decarboxylase; this encodes MTLIPTHPLMDGRTANSPLITAYRGGKPSRRPVWFMRQAGRSLPEYRELRVGTTMLESCLKPAMAAEITLQPVRRHGVDAAIFFSDIVIPLKLAGVGVDIVPGVGPVLDKPIRTAEDVAMLPELTDAALDPIREAVALTVAELGSTPLVGFAGAPFTVAAYMVEGRPTRDHLGPRTMMHAEPETWGALLNWAADASGKFLRAQIEAGASAGQLFDSWAGSLGLADYTRHVAPASSRALDHVRDLGVPLIHFGTGTAELLGAMYGVGVDVMGVDYRLPLDEANRRLGGKVPLQGNIDPALLSAPWEVLEAHVRDVIAAGSAAPGHVLNLGHGVPPETDPAVLTRLVELIHSIEP
- a CDS encoding glutamyl-tRNA reductase; its protein translation is MVLFSLVASHSTIDLETVARLSAGAAAVSSEVVAADNAVAGLVTLATCNRFELYAQARSADDVQAARSALVAAVSTHSGLAEHQVSNALATQQGTAVPRHLFAVSTGLDSAVVGEREIAGQVRRALGSAQDQGTSTPALVRLFQAASKTAKEVGAQTALGRRGMSIVSVALDLAAELQDAASPLAGASPHAISPLAGKTAILFGTGAYAGAAMAQLAQRGCSDIRVYSGSGRAETFVGSRGGTALTDATLPGALADAHLLLGCSGSDRQVAAGDLAQVRHNLSPQLTVIDLALTHDFTADVADLPNVDLLTLETVRQAAPAEQESTLADAAALVANAAENFEQAQNARSLDHAIVALRRHTMSVLDDEIAKVRAQHGCTAATAEVEFAMRRMVKQLLHVPTVRAKELAAAGDASSYMAALDALYGIKVEPAAVIRDAATVRDGITVLDGTPPDAASA
- a CDS encoding TetR/AcrR family transcriptional regulator translates to MILETHPGEQPARRTPLTRLPRDERRAQLLASALQVFANNGYHGAAMDEIAETAKVSKPVLYQHFPSKRDLYLALLDNHLASLTALLLSALNSTTDNKLRVQATIRAYFQFMANDDQAHRLVFESDLVNDPEVAARLEKFNSQYGDAIGAVIAEDTKLAALESALLGRALAGMAQVSARYWLEANGDLDIDVASELVYRLAWRGISRFPKES
- a CDS encoding DUF3107 domain-containing protein, which gives rise to MEIKIGIQNVAREIILESEQEADEVAAAVSEALAKGTELRLKDEKGRIIIVPGNSLGYVELGGEKARSVGFGAL